A portion of the Poecilia reticulata strain Guanapo linkage group LG23, Guppy_female_1.0+MT, whole genome shotgun sequence genome contains these proteins:
- the fam180a gene encoding protein FAM180A isoform X3, translating to MQDHQHGAEVVGSARRRLPVQPAGGRSAPQESFQRKMTGLLFLDSDGQEIPVLILTSLNTAALYPSAYLIKRGAYSLINPTFLHSEDNAKLLFEILLAGMQIQGEERPLLIPDEELASLRSVKTLEVICEDVLPKKLSDIRRLMAELAQQRRPLGWPDFERTVLTLVYSSQILSQISNQHQKELWMETLVQLVRAVQRDLTPS from the exons ATGCAG GATCATCAGCATGGCGCGGAGGTGGTGGGCTCTGCTCGCCGTCGTCTACCTGTCCAGCCTGCAGGCGGCCGCTCGGCACCACAGGAAAG TTTCCAGAGAAAAATGACTGGCTTGTTGTTCCTGGATTCAGACGGTCAGGAAATTCCTGTCCTAATACTCACATCGCTCAACACCGCTG CTCTGTATCCGTCTGCGTACTTGATTAAGCGAGGGGCGTACTCCCTGATCAATCCCACCTTCCTGCACTCGGAGGACAACGCCAAACTGCTGTTTGAG ATTCTTCTCGCCGGAATGCAGATCCAAGGCGAAGAGCGCCCCCTGCTGATCCCAGACGAGGAGCTGGCCTCCCTGAGAAGCGTGAAAACACTGGAAGTCATCTGCGAGGACGTGCTGCCGAAGAAGCTTTCCGACATCCGCCGCCTGATGGCGGAGCTGGCCCAGCAGCGGCGCCCGCTCGGCTGGCCGGACTTCGAGAGAACGGTGCTGACTTTGGTCTACAGCTCACAGATACTCAGCCAGATCAGCAACCAGCACCAGAAGGAGCTGTGGATGGAGACACTGGTGCAACTGGTCCGAGCTGTTCAACGAGACCTCACACCGTCCTGA
- the fam180a gene encoding protein FAM180A isoform X4: MARRWWALLAVVYLSSLQAAARHHRKALYPSAYLIKRGAYSLINPTFLHSEDNAKLLFEILLAGMQIQGEERPLLIPDEELASLRSVKTLEVICEDVLPKKLSDIRRLMAELAQQRRPLGWPDFERTVLTLVYSSQILSQISNQHQKELWMETLVQLVRAVQRDLTPS, encoded by the exons ATGGCGCGGAGGTGGTGGGCTCTGCTCGCCGTCGTCTACCTGTCCAGCCTGCAGGCGGCCGCTCGGCACCACAGGAAAG CTCTGTATCCGTCTGCGTACTTGATTAAGCGAGGGGCGTACTCCCTGATCAATCCCACCTTCCTGCACTCGGAGGACAACGCCAAACTGCTGTTTGAG ATTCTTCTCGCCGGAATGCAGATCCAAGGCGAAGAGCGCCCCCTGCTGATCCCAGACGAGGAGCTGGCCTCCCTGAGAAGCGTGAAAACACTGGAAGTCATCTGCGAGGACGTGCTGCCGAAGAAGCTTTCCGACATCCGCCGCCTGATGGCGGAGCTGGCCCAGCAGCGGCGCCCGCTCGGCTGGCCGGACTTCGAGAGAACGGTGCTGACTTTGGTCTACAGCTCACAGATACTCAGCCAGATCAGCAACCAGCACCAGAAGGAGCTGTGGATGGAGACACTGGTGCAACTGGTCCGAGCTGTTCAACGAGACCTCACACCGTCCTGA
- the fam180a gene encoding protein FAM180A isoform X2 — MLLSNEEDHQHGAEVVGSARRRLPVQPAGGRSAPQESFQRKMTGLLFLDSDGQEIPVLILTSLNTAALYPSAYLIKRGAYSLINPTFLHSEDNAKLLFEILLAGMQIQGEERPLLIPDEELASLRSVKTLEVICEDVLPKKLSDIRRLMAELAQQRRPLGWPDFERTVLTLVYSSQILSQISNQHQKELWMETLVQLVRAVQRDLTPS; from the exons ATGCTGTTGAGCAACGAAGAG GATCATCAGCATGGCGCGGAGGTGGTGGGCTCTGCTCGCCGTCGTCTACCTGTCCAGCCTGCAGGCGGCCGCTCGGCACCACAGGAAAG TTTCCAGAGAAAAATGACTGGCTTGTTGTTCCTGGATTCAGACGGTCAGGAAATTCCTGTCCTAATACTCACATCGCTCAACACCGCTG CTCTGTATCCGTCTGCGTACTTGATTAAGCGAGGGGCGTACTCCCTGATCAATCCCACCTTCCTGCACTCGGAGGACAACGCCAAACTGCTGTTTGAG ATTCTTCTCGCCGGAATGCAGATCCAAGGCGAAGAGCGCCCCCTGCTGATCCCAGACGAGGAGCTGGCCTCCCTGAGAAGCGTGAAAACACTGGAAGTCATCTGCGAGGACGTGCTGCCGAAGAAGCTTTCCGACATCCGCCGCCTGATGGCGGAGCTGGCCCAGCAGCGGCGCCCGCTCGGCTGGCCGGACTTCGAGAGAACGGTGCTGACTTTGGTCTACAGCTCACAGATACTCAGCCAGATCAGCAACCAGCACCAGAAGGAGCTGTGGATGGAGACACTGGTGCAACTGGTCCGAGCTGTTCAACGAGACCTCACACCGTCCTGA
- the fam180a gene encoding protein FAM180A isoform X1, whose protein sequence is MEKTTTGSGRMDHQHGAEVVGSARRRLPVQPAGGRSAPQESFQRKMTGLLFLDSDGQEIPVLILTSLNTAALYPSAYLIKRGAYSLINPTFLHSEDNAKLLFEILLAGMQIQGEERPLLIPDEELASLRSVKTLEVICEDVLPKKLSDIRRLMAELAQQRRPLGWPDFERTVLTLVYSSQILSQISNQHQKELWMETLVQLVRAVQRDLTPS, encoded by the exons ATGGaaaagacgacgacaggaagtggtaggatg GATCATCAGCATGGCGCGGAGGTGGTGGGCTCTGCTCGCCGTCGTCTACCTGTCCAGCCTGCAGGCGGCCGCTCGGCACCACAGGAAAG TTTCCAGAGAAAAATGACTGGCTTGTTGTTCCTGGATTCAGACGGTCAGGAAATTCCTGTCCTAATACTCACATCGCTCAACACCGCTG CTCTGTATCCGTCTGCGTACTTGATTAAGCGAGGGGCGTACTCCCTGATCAATCCCACCTTCCTGCACTCGGAGGACAACGCCAAACTGCTGTTTGAG ATTCTTCTCGCCGGAATGCAGATCCAAGGCGAAGAGCGCCCCCTGCTGATCCCAGACGAGGAGCTGGCCTCCCTGAGAAGCGTGAAAACACTGGAAGTCATCTGCGAGGACGTGCTGCCGAAGAAGCTTTCCGACATCCGCCGCCTGATGGCGGAGCTGGCCCAGCAGCGGCGCCCGCTCGGCTGGCCGGACTTCGAGAGAACGGTGCTGACTTTGGTCTACAGCTCACAGATACTCAGCCAGATCAGCAACCAGCACCAGAAGGAGCTGTGGATGGAGACACTGGTGCAACTGGTCCGAGCTGTTCAACGAGACCTCACACCGTCCTGA